Proteins encoded by one window of Xanthomonas sp. DAR 80977:
- the hisIE gene encoding bifunctional phosphoribosyl-AMP cyclohydrolase/phosphoribosyl-ATP diphosphatase HisIE — translation MAHEHDTAAATTDAELDWSKGDGLLPVVVQDAATLRVLMLGYMNAEALAATRASGKVTFYSRSKQRLWTKGESSGNTLDLVSIETDCDRDTLLVTAHPHGPTCHLGRSSCFPQAPGQFLGALDRLVAQRERERPPGSYTTQLFEKGTRRIAQKVGEEGVETALAGVAQGDAELLGESADLLYHLTVLLRARGLGLADAVAVLEARHT, via the coding sequence ATGGCGCATGAGCACGACACCGCCGCCGCGACCACGGATGCGGAACTGGACTGGAGCAAGGGCGACGGCCTGCTGCCGGTGGTGGTGCAGGACGCGGCCACGCTGCGCGTGCTGATGCTCGGCTACATGAACGCCGAAGCGCTGGCCGCGACCCGCGCCAGCGGCAAGGTCACCTTCTACAGCCGCAGCAAGCAGCGCCTGTGGACCAAGGGCGAAAGCTCGGGCAACACCTTGGACCTGGTGTCGATCGAGACCGACTGCGACCGCGACACGCTGCTGGTCACCGCGCACCCGCACGGGCCGACCTGCCACCTGGGCCGCAGCAGTTGCTTCCCACAGGCGCCGGGCCAGTTCCTGGGCGCGCTCGACCGCCTGGTCGCACAGCGCGAACGCGAGCGTCCGCCCGGCAGCTACACCACCCAGCTGTTCGAGAAGGGCACCCGGCGCATCGCGCAGAAGGTCGGCGAGGAAGGCGTGGAAACCGCATTGGCCGGCGTGGCGCAGGGCGATGCCGAGCTGCTCGGCGAATCGGCCGACCTGCTGTACCACCTGACCGTGCTGCTGCGCGCGCGCGGCCTGGGCCTGGCCGACGCGGTCGCGGTGCTGGAAGCGCGGCACACCTAG
- the hisF gene encoding imidazole glycerol phosphate synthase subunit HisF, whose protein sequence is MLSRRIIPCLDVRDGRVVKGVKFRDHIDMGDIVELALRYRDQGADELVFYDIGASPEGRSVDYAWVERVARLIDIPFCVAGGIRDVATARAVLHAGADKISINSPALERPALIAELAEAFGVQCVVVGIDSIREDDGQWRVRRFTGDPSKTQALRVRTVDWVVEAQQLGAGEIVLNCMDNDGVRRGYDIAQLFEVRSLCKVPLVASGGAGELQHFADVFEQADVDGALAASVFHSGAIPIPDLKRFLRQRQIEVRDGA, encoded by the coding sequence ATGCTGAGCCGGCGCATCATCCCGTGCCTGGACGTGCGCGACGGGCGCGTGGTCAAGGGCGTGAAGTTCCGCGACCACATCGACATGGGCGACATCGTCGAGCTGGCGCTGCGCTACCGCGACCAGGGCGCCGACGAACTGGTGTTCTACGACATCGGCGCCAGCCCGGAAGGGCGCTCGGTGGACTACGCCTGGGTCGAGCGCGTGGCGCGGCTGATCGACATCCCGTTCTGCGTGGCCGGCGGCATCCGCGACGTGGCCACCGCGCGCGCGGTGCTGCACGCCGGCGCCGACAAGATCTCGATCAACTCGCCGGCGCTGGAACGGCCGGCGCTGATCGCCGAACTGGCCGAGGCCTTCGGCGTGCAGTGCGTGGTGGTGGGCATCGATTCGATCCGCGAGGACGACGGGCAGTGGCGCGTGCGCCGCTTCACCGGCGACCCGAGCAAGACCCAGGCGCTGCGCGTGCGCACCGTCGACTGGGTGGTGGAGGCGCAGCAGCTGGGCGCCGGCGAGATCGTGCTCAACTGCATGGACAACGACGGCGTGCGCCGCGGCTACGACATCGCCCAGCTGTTCGAGGTGCGCTCGCTGTGCAAGGTGCCGCTGGTCGCCTCCGGCGGCGCCGGCGAACTGCAGCACTTCGCCGACGTGTTCGAACAGGCCGACGTGGACGGCGCGCTGGCCGCCAGCGTGTTCCACAGCGGCGCGATTCCGATTCCCGACCTCAAGCGCTTCCTGCGCCAACGACAGATCGAGGTGCGCGATGGCGCATGA
- the hisA gene encoding 1-(5-phosphoribosyl)-5-[(5-phosphoribosylamino)methylideneamino]imidazole-4-carboxamide isomerase → MSFIVYPALDIRDGRVVRLAQGDYARETHYGDDPLPRAQAFADAGATWMHLVDLDAARAGGYTLAPLLSQIRAQTGLQVQTGGGVRSRADVQRMLDAGAARVVIGSLAVRDRESVLEWLAEFGAERITVALDTRQDAHGVWRLPVLGWTETSSLTLEALAVEYATAGLKHLLCTDIARDGMLSGPNLALYAYLRQIAPGVDVQASGGIRDAADVRAAREVGCAGAVLGKSLLEGRLRLDEALAC, encoded by the coding sequence ATGAGCTTCATCGTCTATCCCGCGCTGGACATCCGCGACGGCCGCGTGGTGCGGCTGGCGCAGGGCGACTACGCCCGCGAAACCCACTACGGCGACGATCCGCTGCCGCGTGCGCAGGCCTTCGCCGACGCCGGCGCGACCTGGATGCACCTGGTCGACCTGGACGCGGCGCGCGCCGGCGGCTACACCCTGGCGCCGCTGCTGAGCCAGATCCGCGCGCAGACCGGGTTGCAGGTGCAGACCGGCGGCGGCGTGCGCTCGCGCGCCGATGTGCAGCGCATGCTCGACGCCGGCGCGGCGCGGGTGGTGATCGGCTCGCTGGCGGTGCGCGACCGCGAGTCGGTACTGGAATGGCTGGCCGAGTTTGGCGCCGAACGCATCACCGTGGCCCTGGACACGCGCCAGGACGCGCACGGCGTGTGGCGGCTGCCGGTGCTGGGCTGGACCGAAACCTCCTCGCTGACCCTGGAAGCGCTGGCGGTCGAGTACGCCACGGCCGGGCTGAAACACCTGCTGTGCACCGACATCGCCCGCGACGGCATGCTGTCCGGGCCGAACCTGGCCCTGTACGCCTATCTGCGCCAGATCGCGCCGGGCGTGGACGTGCAGGCCTCCGGCGGCATCCGCGACGCCGCCGACGTGCGCGCCGCGCGCGAGGTCGGCTGCGCCGGCGCGGTGCTCGGCAAGTCGCTGCTGGAAGGCCGGCTGCGCCTGGACGAGGCGCTGGCATGCTGA
- the hisH gene encoding imidazole glycerol phosphate synthase subunit HisH, whose product MSDVALIDAGGANLGSVRYALERLGVEARLVRDAAGLQGADRVILPGVGAAPHAMARLREQGLIEPLRALQAPLIGICLGMQLLFEHSEEGDVDCLGLLGGVVRHMPPALGIRIPHMGWNRLLPMRPSPLLEGLPEHASAYFVHGYAAPVTADTVAGCDHGGLFTAVVQRGRRCGAQFHPERSASTGARILRNFLETDFP is encoded by the coding sequence ATGAGCGACGTCGCCCTGATCGATGCCGGCGGCGCCAACCTCGGATCGGTGCGCTACGCGCTCGAACGCCTCGGCGTGGAAGCGCGGCTGGTGCGCGACGCGGCCGGGCTGCAGGGCGCGGACCGGGTGATCCTGCCCGGGGTCGGCGCTGCGCCGCATGCGATGGCGCGCTTGCGCGAGCAAGGCCTGATCGAGCCGCTGCGCGCGCTGCAGGCGCCGCTGATCGGCATCTGCCTGGGCATGCAGCTGCTGTTCGAGCATTCGGAAGAAGGCGATGTCGACTGCCTGGGCCTGCTCGGCGGCGTGGTCCGGCACATGCCGCCGGCGCTGGGCATCCGCATCCCGCACATGGGCTGGAACCGGCTGCTGCCGATGCGCCCGTCGCCGTTGCTGGAGGGCCTGCCCGAGCACGCCAGCGCCTATTTCGTGCACGGCTACGCCGCGCCGGTCACCGCCGACACCGTGGCCGGCTGCGACCACGGCGGCCTGTTCACCGCCGTGGTGCAGCGCGGCCGCCGCTGCGGCGCGCAGTTCCATCCCGAGCGCTCGGCGAGCACCGGCGCGCGCATCCTGCGCAATTTCCTCGAGACCGATTTCCCATGA
- the hisB gene encoding bifunctional histidinol-phosphatase/imidazoleglycerol-phosphate dehydratase HisB produces the protein MTPILFVDRDGTLIEEPADFQIDAYEKLRFVQGVIPAMLKLRDAGYQFVIVTNQDGLGSEAYPQAAFDGPNDLMLQIFASQGIAFREVLVDRSWPADNAPTRKPGIGLMLPYLQDRSIDWARSAMVGDRLTDIQFADNLRIRGFQLRTEQFGGDWDWAGIAHELADAPRRATVQRDTKETRISVEIDLDLVRDPHCATGLPFFDHMLEQIGKHGGFALDVRAAGDLHIDEHHTIEDTGLALGQALRQALGDKRGIGRYGFTLPMDETLASAALDFSGRPYFVFEGEFRRERVGDMPTELVPHFFRSLCDAAGLNLHLRVHGDNDHHKVEACFKALARALRQAVRRDGAALPSTKGVL, from the coding sequence ATGACCCCGATCCTGTTCGTCGACCGCGACGGCACCCTGATCGAGGAGCCGGCCGATTTCCAGATCGACGCCTACGAGAAGCTGCGCTTCGTGCAGGGCGTGATCCCGGCGATGCTGAAGCTGCGCGATGCCGGCTACCAGTTCGTCATCGTCACCAACCAGGACGGGCTGGGCAGCGAGGCCTATCCGCAGGCCGCGTTCGACGGCCCCAACGACCTGATGCTGCAGATCTTCGCCAGCCAGGGCATCGCGTTCCGCGAGGTGCTGGTCGACCGCAGCTGGCCGGCCGACAACGCGCCCACGCGCAAGCCGGGCATCGGCCTGATGCTGCCCTACCTGCAGGACCGCAGCATCGACTGGGCGCGTTCGGCGATGGTCGGCGACCGCCTCACCGACATCCAGTTCGCCGACAACCTGCGCATCCGCGGCTTCCAGCTGCGCACCGAGCAGTTCGGCGGCGACTGGGACTGGGCCGGCATCGCCCACGAACTGGCCGATGCGCCGCGCCGCGCCACCGTGCAGCGCGACACCAAGGAAACCCGGATCTCGGTCGAGATCGACCTGGACCTGGTGCGCGACCCGCACTGCGCCACCGGCCTGCCGTTCTTCGACCACATGCTCGAGCAGATCGGCAAGCACGGCGGCTTCGCGCTGGACGTGCGCGCCGCCGGCGACCTGCACATCGACGAGCACCACACCATCGAGGACACCGGCCTGGCGCTGGGCCAGGCCCTGCGCCAAGCACTGGGCGACAAGCGCGGCATCGGCCGCTACGGCTTCACCCTGCCGATGGACGAGACCCTGGCCAGCGCCGCGCTGGATTTCAGCGGGCGCCCGTACTTCGTGTTCGAGGGCGAGTTCAGGCGCGAGCGCGTCGGCGACATGCCGACCGAACTGGTCCCGCACTTCTTCCGTTCGCTGTGCGATGCCGCGGGCCTGAACCTGCACCTGCGCGTGCACGGCGACAACGACCACCACAAGGTCGAGGCCTGCTTCAAGGCGCTGGCGCGGGCCCTGCGCCAGGCCGTGCGCCGCGACGGCGCCGCGCTGCCCTCGACCAAGGGCGTGCTGTGA
- the hisC gene encoding histidinol-phosphate transaminase — translation MSAPFETQAPGSMLALVRHDLLDFAGYSSARSSALQGEVWLNANESAWANPADRDAGNRRYPDPQPPALRAALASLYACAPEQLLLGRGSDEAIDLLLRALCEPGRDAIVITPPVFGMYAVCARLQNARIVEVPLREDAAGLVTDVDAVVEAALSQMAKLVFLCAPGNPSGAAIALADIERAAERLHGRALLVVDEAYGEFSDVPSATTLLARHPNLAVLRTLSKAHALAAARIGCVIADPALIAVLRRCQAPYPIPAPCTQLALAALQPEPLRQTAARVAEIRRERERMSAALAALPGVRRVYPSQGNFLLVRFDDAEAAFRALLGAGVVVRDQRAAPTLGDALRITIGTAEQNQRVLGALQAGRAAA, via the coding sequence ATGAGCGCGCCGTTCGAGACGCAGGCGCCGGGATCGATGCTGGCATTGGTGCGGCACGATCTGCTCGATTTCGCCGGGTATTCCTCGGCGCGCAGCAGCGCGCTGCAGGGCGAGGTCTGGCTCAACGCCAACGAATCGGCCTGGGCCAACCCGGCCGACCGCGACGCCGGCAACCGCCGCTATCCGGATCCGCAGCCGCCGGCATTGCGGGCTGCCCTGGCGTCGCTATACGCCTGCGCGCCGGAACAACTGTTGCTCGGCCGCGGCAGCGACGAAGCCATCGACCTGCTGCTGCGCGCGCTGTGCGAGCCGGGCCGCGACGCGATCGTGATCACCCCGCCGGTGTTCGGCATGTATGCGGTGTGCGCGCGGCTGCAGAATGCGCGCATCGTCGAGGTGCCGTTGCGCGAGGACGCGGCCGGCCTGGTCACCGACGTCGACGCGGTGGTGGAGGCGGCGCTGAGCCAGATGGCCAAGCTGGTGTTCCTGTGCGCGCCGGGCAATCCCAGCGGCGCGGCGATCGCGCTGGCCGACATCGAACGTGCCGCCGAGCGCCTGCATGGGCGCGCCCTGCTGGTGGTCGACGAGGCCTATGGCGAATTCTCCGACGTGCCCTCGGCGACCACGCTGCTGGCGCGCCACCCGAACCTGGCGGTGCTGCGCACGCTGTCCAAGGCGCATGCGCTGGCCGCGGCGCGGATCGGCTGCGTGATCGCCGATCCGGCGCTGATCGCGGTGCTGCGCCGCTGCCAGGCGCCGTATCCGATCCCGGCGCCGTGCACGCAGCTGGCGCTGGCCGCGCTGCAGCCGGAGCCGCTGCGCCAGACCGCGGCGCGCGTGGCCGAGATCCGCCGCGAGCGCGAGCGCATGTCCGCCGCGCTGGCGGCGCTGCCCGGCGTGCGCCGTGTGTACCCGTCGCAGGGCAATTTCCTGTTGGTGCGCTTCGACGATGCCGAGGCCGCGTTCCGCGCCTTGCTCGGCGCCGGCGTGGTGGTGCGCGACCAGCGTGCCGCGCCGACCCTGGGCGATGCGCTGCGCATCACCATCGGCACCGCGGAGCAGAACCAGCGCGTGTTGGGCGCGCTGCAGGCGGGGAGGGCGGCGGCATGA
- the hisD gene encoding histidinol dehydrogenase produces the protein MNRLDWNSLDAQARTQALTRPAQTVAAQTRAAVAQLLEDVRSRGDAALREITARFDGVVLQSFEVGADEFAAAEAAVPAVLREAMAQAAARIETFHRAGMTQPYAVETAPGVVCERVVRPIGRVGLYVPAGSAPLPSTALMLCVPAALAGCREVVLCTPPRADGSADPAVLVAARLTGVDRVFKLGGAQAIAAMGFGTDSVPSCDKLFGPGNGYVTEAKQQVAQAGAAAIDMPAGPSEVLVIADVGANAAFVAADLLSQAEHGPDSQVLLLSDSADLIDAVEDEIERQLATLPRAAIARQALAASRLIQVGALEDAFAISNRYAPEHLILALREPRAWLERVEAAGSVFLGDFTPEALGDYCSGTNHVLPTNGAARAYSGVSVASFQNFVSVQAASRAGIAAIGACAVTMARAEGLDAHANAVALRMEKAA, from the coding sequence ATGAACCGACTGGACTGGAATTCGCTCGACGCGCAGGCGCGCACGCAGGCCTTGACCCGGCCGGCGCAGACCGTCGCCGCGCAGACCCGCGCCGCGGTGGCGCAGTTGCTGGAGGACGTGCGCAGCCGCGGCGATGCGGCGCTGCGCGAGATCACCGCGCGCTTCGACGGCGTGGTGCTGCAGAGCTTCGAAGTCGGCGCCGACGAGTTCGCCGCCGCCGAGGCCGCGGTGCCGGCGGTGCTGCGCGAGGCGATGGCGCAGGCCGCGGCGCGGATCGAGACCTTCCACCGCGCCGGCATGACCCAGCCGTATGCGGTGGAAACCGCGCCCGGCGTGGTCTGCGAGCGGGTGGTGCGGCCGATCGGCCGGGTCGGCCTGTACGTGCCGGCCGGCAGCGCGCCGCTGCCGTCCACCGCGCTGATGCTGTGCGTGCCGGCAGCGCTGGCCGGCTGCCGCGAGGTGGTGCTGTGCACACCGCCGCGCGCCGACGGTTCGGCCGATCCGGCGGTGCTGGTCGCCGCCAGGCTGACCGGCGTGGATCGGGTGTTCAAGCTCGGCGGCGCGCAGGCGATCGCGGCGATGGGCTTCGGCACCGACTCGGTGCCCTCGTGCGACAAGCTGTTCGGCCCGGGCAACGGCTACGTGACCGAGGCCAAGCAGCAGGTGGCGCAGGCCGGCGCGGCGGCGATCGACATGCCGGCGGGCCCGTCGGAGGTGCTGGTGATCGCCGACGTCGGCGCCAATGCCGCCTTCGTCGCCGCCGACCTGTTGTCGCAGGCCGAGCACGGCCCGGATTCGCAGGTGTTGCTGCTGTCCGACAGCGCCGATCTGATCGACGCGGTCGAGGACGAGATCGAACGCCAGCTGGCGACGCTGCCGCGTGCGGCGATCGCGCGCCAGGCCCTGGCCGCATCGCGGCTGATCCAGGTCGGCGCGCTCGAGGACGCCTTCGCGATCAGCAACCGTTACGCGCCCGAGCACCTGATCCTGGCGCTGCGCGAGCCGCGCGCCTGGCTGGAGCGGGTCGAGGCCGCCGGCTCGGTGTTCCTCGGCGATTTCACCCCCGAAGCGCTGGGCGACTATTGCAGCGGCACCAACCACGTGCTGCCGACCAACGGCGCGGCGCGCGCCTACAGCGGGGTCAGCGTCGCCAGCTTCCAGAATTTCGTCAGCGTGCAGGCCGCCAGCCGTGCCGGCATCGCCGCGATCGGCGCCTGCGCGGTGACCATGGCGCGCGCCGAGGGCCTGGACGCGCACGCCAATGCGGTGGCGCTGCGGATGGAGAAGGCGGCATGA
- the hisG gene encoding ATP phosphoribosyltransferase has protein sequence MSASLAAPARDRLRIAIQKSGRLAEPARAVLAACGLSWRESRDKLFCYGESLPVDLLLVRDDDIPGLIADGVCDFGIVGRNELEEQAGERRRNGMPEAYRALRGLNFGQCRLMLAVPDSWEWTGSEQLQGKRIATSYPAVLADWLEARGLDAQVVELSGSVEIAPRLGTADLICDLVSSGATLAANQLKPVETLLESEAVLAGPVREPGDARAGLAAMLLRRLDGVLKLRDSKLLMFRASRDHVAELTRLLPDADPLVQLPGDGDGPLQLQTMCHGAITWQRMEELERAGAQGLMVLTVERSLA, from the coding sequence ATGAGTGCTTCCCTGGCAGCGCCGGCGCGTGACCGGCTGCGTATCGCGATCCAGAAGAGCGGCCGCCTGGCCGAGCCGGCCCGCGCGGTGCTGGCCGCCTGCGGGCTGAGCTGGCGCGAAAGCCGCGACAAGTTGTTCTGCTACGGCGAGTCGCTGCCGGTGGACCTGTTGCTGGTGCGCGACGACGACATCCCCGGGCTGATCGCCGACGGCGTCTGCGATTTCGGCATCGTCGGCCGCAACGAACTGGAAGAGCAGGCCGGCGAGCGCCGCCGCAACGGCATGCCCGAGGCCTACCGCGCGCTGCGCGGGCTGAACTTCGGCCAGTGCCGGCTGATGCTGGCGGTGCCCGACAGTTGGGAGTGGACCGGTTCGGAACAGCTGCAGGGCAAGCGCATCGCCACCAGCTATCCGGCGGTGCTGGCCGACTGGCTGGAGGCGCGCGGCCTGGATGCGCAGGTGGTGGAACTGTCCGGTTCGGTGGAGATCGCGCCGCGCCTGGGCACCGCCGACCTGATCTGCGACCTGGTCTCCAGCGGCGCCACCCTGGCCGCCAACCAGCTCAAGCCGGTGGAGACGCTGCTGGAGAGCGAGGCGGTGCTGGCCGGGCCGGTGCGCGAGCCGGGCGACGCCCGCGCCGGGCTGGCGGCGATGCTGCTGCGCCGCCTCGACGGCGTGCTCAAGCTGCGCGACAGCAAGCTGCTGATGTTCCGCGCCTCGCGCGACCACGTCGCCGAACTGACCCGGCTGCTGCCCGATGCCGACCCGCTGGTGCAACTGCCCGGCGACGGCGACGGCCCGTTGCAGCTGCAGACCATGTGCCACGGAGCGATCACCTGGCAGCGCATGGAGGAACTGGAGCGCGCCGGTGCGCAGGGCTTGATGGTGTTGACGGTGGAGCGTTCGCTGGCATGA
- a CDS encoding YerC/YecD family TrpR-related protein — MKQRPAPATDRDDAPFKALARALAHLSKPQEVAAFLQDLCTPAELEAMSDRWRVVPLLLKGVPYREIHELTQVSVTTIGRVARTLEYGAGGYATALRRQAARPSDSH, encoded by the coding sequence ATGAAACAACGACCCGCCCCCGCAACCGATCGCGACGACGCCCCGTTCAAGGCGCTGGCGCGCGCCCTGGCCCACCTGAGCAAGCCGCAGGAGGTGGCCGCGTTCCTGCAGGACCTATGCACGCCGGCCGAGCTGGAGGCCATGTCCGACCGCTGGCGGGTGGTGCCGCTGCTGCTCAAGGGCGTGCCGTACCGCGAGATCCACGAGCTGACCCAGGTTAGCGTCACCACCATCGGCCGCGTCGCGCGGACCCTGGAATACGGCGCCGGCGGCTATGCCACGGCGCTGCGCCGGCAAGCGGCGCGCCCCTCCGATTCCCATTGA
- the hisS gene encoding histidine--tRNA ligase, with the protein MIKPRTPPGIMELLPREQIAFQRMLDVIRRNYERFGFLPVETPVFELSDVLLTKSGGETERQVYFVQSTGALANAAADAGGEGGLPELALRFDLTVPLARYVAEHEHELSFPFRRYQMQRVYRGERAQRGRFREFYQCDIDVIGKDALSIRYDAEVLAVIHAVFAELGIGAFAVQLNNRKLMRGFFESLGVAEGERQLAVLREVDKLDKRGADYVRETLAGEGFAIPAEQVERILAFVAVRSSGHDDALARLDALAAAAESSATLREGVAELREVLALVKALGVPETAYCLNFSIARGLDYYTGTVYETLLTDYPQIGSICSGGRYEDLASHYSKSKLPGVGISIGLTRLFWQLREAGLIEGIASSSVQAMVALMDEAKLADALDIARRLRVGGINTEVQMEPKKVGKQFQYAARAGIRFVVLAGDDELARGVVAVKDLVREQQFEVARDELASTLLVELEQAKVMP; encoded by the coding sequence GTGATCAAGCCCCGTACGCCGCCCGGCATCATGGAATTGCTGCCGCGCGAGCAGATCGCGTTCCAGCGCATGCTGGACGTCATCCGCCGCAACTACGAGCGGTTCGGGTTCCTGCCGGTGGAGACGCCGGTGTTCGAACTGTCCGACGTGCTGCTGACCAAGTCCGGCGGCGAGACCGAGCGCCAGGTGTATTTCGTGCAGTCCACCGGCGCGCTGGCCAACGCCGCGGCCGATGCCGGCGGCGAGGGCGGCCTGCCGGAGCTGGCGCTGCGCTTCGACCTGACCGTGCCGCTGGCGCGCTACGTGGCCGAGCACGAGCACGAGCTGAGCTTCCCGTTCCGCCGCTACCAGATGCAGCGCGTGTACCGCGGCGAGCGCGCCCAGCGCGGCCGTTTCCGCGAGTTCTACCAGTGCGACATCGACGTGATCGGCAAGGACGCGCTGAGCATCCGCTACGACGCCGAGGTGCTGGCGGTGATCCACGCGGTGTTCGCCGAGCTGGGCATCGGCGCGTTCGCGGTGCAGTTGAACAACCGCAAGCTGATGCGCGGCTTCTTCGAGAGCCTGGGCGTGGCCGAGGGCGAGCGCCAGCTGGCGGTGCTGCGCGAGGTCGACAAGCTCGACAAGCGCGGCGCCGACTACGTGCGCGAGACGCTGGCCGGCGAAGGCTTCGCGATCCCGGCCGAGCAGGTCGAGCGGATCCTGGCCTTCGTCGCGGTGCGCTCCAGCGGCCACGACGACGCGCTGGCGCGGCTGGATGCGCTGGCCGCGGCCGCCGAGTCGAGCGCGACGCTGCGCGAGGGCGTGGCCGAGTTGCGCGAGGTGCTGGCCCTGGTCAAGGCGCTGGGCGTGCCGGAAACCGCGTACTGCCTGAACTTCTCCATCGCCCGCGGCCTGGACTACTACACCGGCACCGTCTACGAGACCCTGCTGACCGACTACCCGCAGATCGGCTCGATCTGCTCGGGCGGGCGCTACGAGGACCTGGCCAGCCACTACAGCAAGTCCAAGCTGCCGGGCGTGGGCATCTCGATCGGCCTGACCCGCCTGTTCTGGCAGCTGCGCGAGGCCGGGCTGATCGAAGGCATCGCCTCCAGCAGCGTGCAGGCGATGGTGGCGCTGATGGACGAGGCCAAGCTGGCCGACGCGCTGGACATCGCCCGCCGGTTGCGCGTGGGCGGGATCAACACCGAAGTGCAGATGGAGCCGAAGAAGGTCGGCAAGCAGTTCCAGTACGCCGCGCGCGCCGGCATCCGCTTCGTGGTGCTGGCCGGCGACGACGAACTGGCGCGCGGCGTGGTCGCGGTCAAGGACCTGGTGCGCGAACAGCAGTTCGAGGTCGCCCGCGACGAACTGGCCAGCACCCTGCTGGTCGAGCTGGAGCAGGCCAAGGTCATGCCCTGA
- a CDS encoding Crp/Fnr family transcriptional regulator, translating to MRHLAICSALACDEVQALERATTSQSYAAGATVARTGEARQAVYTVTSGALRLVRTLADGRRQVAGFVLPGDYVGLSESPKHRHDIEAIADSRVCRVPVAQMQQLRSQFPQLERKLLQRACLELDAAQDAALALARLQPAEKLADFLLKLAARAARQGDSGNRVTLPMGRGDIADHLGLTMETVSRTFTKLRQQGLIALPQLHVVEIRDFAALHRLASDEE from the coding sequence GTGCGCCACCTGGCGATCTGCTCGGCGCTGGCCTGCGACGAGGTGCAGGCGCTGGAGCGGGCGACGACCTCGCAGTCCTATGCCGCCGGCGCCACCGTGGCCCGCACCGGCGAAGCCCGGCAGGCGGTCTATACCGTCACCTCCGGCGCGCTGCGGCTGGTGCGCACGCTGGCCGACGGCCGCCGCCAGGTGGCCGGCTTCGTGTTGCCGGGCGACTACGTGGGGCTCAGCGAATCCCCCAAGCACCGCCACGACATCGAAGCCATCGCCGACAGCCGCGTGTGCCGGGTCCCGGTGGCGCAGATGCAGCAGCTGCGCAGCCAGTTCCCGCAGCTGGAACGCAAGCTGCTGCAGCGCGCCTGCCTGGAACTGGACGCCGCGCAGGACGCGGCGCTGGCGCTGGCGCGGCTGCAGCCGGCCGAGAAGCTGGCCGATTTCCTGCTCAAGCTGGCCGCGCGCGCGGCGCGCCAGGGCGATTCCGGCAACAGGGTGACCCTGCCGATGGGCCGCGGCGACATCGCCGACCATCTCGGCCTGACCATGGAAACGGTCAGCCGCACCTTCACCAAGCTGCGCCAGCAGGGCCTGATCGCGCTGCCGCAGCTGCACGTGGTCGAGATCCGCGACTTCGCCGCCCTGCACCGGCTGGCCTCCGACGAAGAATGA